The Palleronia sp. THAF1 genome contains the following window.
ATCACATCCTGATCGAGACGAGCGGCCTGGCACTGCCCAAACCGCTGCTAAAGGCGTTCGACTGGCCCGATATCCGCTCGAAGATCACCGTCGATGGCGTGATCGCTCTGGCCGACGCCGAAGCCGTCGCCGCAGGCCGCTTTGCCCCGGATGTGGACCGCGTAAACGCCCAGCGCGAAGCGGATGACAGTCTGGATCACGAAACCCCGCTGTCCGAAGTCTTCGAAGACCAGATCTCCTGCGCCGACATCGTGCTGCTGACCAAGCCCGACCTTGCCGGCCCTGAGGGCGTGGCCAAGGCCCGCGCGATCATCGAGGCCGAAGCTCCCCGAAAACTGCCCATCGTCGAAGTGGCCGAAGGCGCGGTGGATCCCCGCGTGATCCTGGGGCTGGAGGCAGCGGCCGAAGACGACATGGACGCCCGTCCCAGCCACCATGACAATGCGGACGATCACGATCACGAGGATTTCGAAAGCGTCGTCATCGACCTGCCCGAAATCACCGATCCCGCCGATCTTGTCGCCAGGATCGAGGCGATGGCCAAAGAGCAGAACATCCTGCGTGTGAAGGGCTACGCCGCCGTCGAGGGCAAGCCCATGCGCCTCCTGGTCCAGGCCGTCGGCGCGCGCGTGCGGCACCAGTACGATCGCCCCTGGGGCAGCGATCCGCGCCGGGGCCGGGTGGTCGTCATCGCCGAACACGACGACATCGATCCGGACGCCATCCGCGACGCCCTGATCGCCACCGAACCCGCCGAGTGACCATGAGCGTGCGCCGCCCCTTCTTTGTTTTCCCAAATACTCCGGCCGAACGGTCCGGGAAGGCGAGACGACAGCGCAACGCGAGGCGCGCGCCACTCTCTCCATGCGCGGGGCGCGCGCAACCTTCCCCATGCGCGGGGCGCGCGCAATGCATGTGATCTTCCGCGAAAGTCACGGGCTGGAGGAAACCGACACCCCGACCGATCTGGGCCAAACACCCGCCGATCTGGTGGTCCTGTCGTTCTCGGACTCCGACCTTGGCGCCTTCGCGGAAGGGTGGAGGCGAGGACGCGACGGCCTGCCGACCCTCCGCCTCGCGAACCTGTCCGCCCTGCGCCATCCGCTGTCCGTCGACACCTACGTCGAGCAAACGCTTGCAGGCGCGAAAGGCATCTTGATCCGTCTGATCGGCGGCGCGCCTTACTGGTCCTACGGACTTCAACAGGTGCAGGCCCTCACCCGCCGCCATGGCGTCGCGCTGGCCGTTCTGCCCGCTGACGGGCGCGCGGATGAAACGCTGGACGCCGCTTCTACCCTGCCCGTTTCAACCCTGCGCCGCCTGCAACATCTCTGCGACACCGGCGGCGCGGTGGCCGCACAAGCCGCGCTGCAGCAGATGGCGCTTGCGAGCGGTCTCTATGCGGGTCCGGTACGTGGGCAGAAGGCTCTGCCGATGGTGGGGGCGTGGCTCCCCGAACACGGTCCATGTTGCCCAGTGGTGACGTCGGACCCCAAGACTGCCGAACGAACCAAGGGGCGGGTGCTTCTAACCTTCTACCGCTCATGGCTTGTTGCCGCCGATCTGGAACCCATCGCCGCGCTGATCGAAGCGTTCCGCGCCCGGGGTTTCGAGGCTCTGGCCCTCTTCGCCCCATCGCTCAAAGCGCCGGACGCGGCTGGCTGGTTGCGGCGGCAGGTAGCACATTGGAAGCCGGTCGCTATCGTCAACGCCACGTCCTTCTCGGGTCGCGGAGATGATGGGACCTCTCCACTCGACGCCGCCGGATGCCCGGTGTTTCAGGTGGCACTGTCAACTTCTACACACACCGTCTGGGCAGATGCGGAACGGGGCTTATCGCCTGCGGACCTTGCGATGCATGTGGTCCTGCCGGAAATGGACGGACGCCTGATGGCCGGCGTCGTGTCCTTCAAGGAACCCGGTGCGCGCGATGACGACCTGCAGTTCGCCCGCTTCGCCCACCGCCCCGTGCCAGACCGAATCGAGGCCGTCGCCGACCGCGTCTCTGCCTGGGTCACACTGCGCGACCGACCAGTGGCCCAGCGCCGCGTCGGACTGGTTCTGTCCAGTTATCCGGGCCGCGACTGGAACATGGCGCATGCGGTGGGTTTGGATGCGGTAGCCTCCGCCAGCGGTATTCTGACCGACCTCGCAGAAGCGGGCTATGATCTGTCCGACATCCCGGACCTGCCCGCCCGCCTTGCCGCGCGCGACGTCGCGTGGCCTGTCGCCGACTACGAGGCCGCCCTCGCTACCTTGCCGGGAGATCTCCGCGCGGACCTACTCGCCGCGTGGGGACCGCCCAAGACCGACCCGGATGTAGCAGACGGCGCCTTCCGTTTCGCCGCGATCCCAACGGGCACCAGCATCGTCGCCCTGCAACCTGAACGCGGCGACGTCGCGCAAAAGGACGACGACTACCACGACCTGTCGCGCACCCCGCGCCATGCCTACGTCGCCTTTTACCTGTGGCTGCGCACCCGCGCCGACGCCATCGTGCATCTGGGCGCGCACGGCACGCTGGAATGGCTGCCGGGCAAGGCCGTCGCCATGTCTGCCACCTGCTGGCCAGAGGCGCTGATCGGCGATCGGCCCGTGATCTATCCCTTCATTGTCAACGATCCCGGAGAGGCCGCGCAAGCCAAGCGTCGCATCGGCGCGGTTACGCTGGGCCATGTTCCGCCGCCGTTGAAACCTTCTGGCACGCCGGAACGGCTGGCGCATCTGGAGGCGCTGCTGGACGAATTCTCCAACGCCGACGGACTGGACCCCAAACGCCGCGACCGCTTGCAGGGTGACATTCGGGCAGAGGCGCAATCGCTGGGCGTGGAAGACGACCTTGGCCTCGACGCCGTCAGCTGCAGCGCAGAGGCCATCGGGCGGATCGACCGGTTCGTCTGCGATGTGAAGGAAGGCCAGTTCGGCGACGGCTTGCACATTTGGGGCCACGCCAATGCGTTCGACGATGGCATGGGCGAACGGCATGCGCTGCTGGATGCGCTCGATGGCAAGTGGATCGCGCCGGGGCCGTCGGGCTCTCCCTATCGCGGGCGGACGGACGTGCTGCCGACGGGCCGCAACCTGTTCACCGTGGATGCCCGTGCGGTGCCGACACGCTCGGCCTACGCGCAGGGGCAACGTCTGGCAGACGAGTTGGTGCGCCGCCACTTGCAGGACGAAGGCGACTGGCCGCGCACGCTGGTGGTGGATCTTTGGGGAAGCTCGACCATGCGCACGGCGGGTGAAGATTTCGCCATGGCGCTGGCGCTGATGGGCGTGCAGCCCGTCTGGGATACGGGATCGGAACGGGTCAGCGGCATCGAAGTTCTGCCCATCGCAGAGCTGGATCGGCCCCGCGTGGACGTGACTTTGCGCATCTCCGGCTTGTTCCGCGACACGTTCCCCGGCCTGTCCCGTCTGCACGGTCAAGCGGTTACGGCACTGGCGGCACGAGACGAGGCCCCGGACTGGAACCCCTTCGTCGGCACGGCGGGCGCGCGGGTCTATGGCCCTGCGCCTGGACAGTTCGGGCTGGGTCTCGACTCGCACGATTACGGTGAGGCTGGCCGCGCTGCGGCTGGGGAGGCTTGGCTTGCCAGCAGCGCATGGGCGCACGACGGTGCCGACCCCGTGCGGGATTCCGAGGGCTTACGGGCCCGTGTCGTCGCCGCTGAAGGTTTCGTCCACACGCAAGATCTTGCTGAAACCGACCTTCTGCTGGCGGGCGACTACGCAACCCACGAAGGTGGGTTCGCCGCTGCGCAATCCGTGACGGGCGGCGCAGCGCGGCTATGGCATCTGGATAACACCGATCCTGCGAACCCCCGCACCCGCGACCTGAAGGAAGAGATCGCCCGCGTGGTTCACGCCCGCGCCGCCAATCCCGACTGGATCGCGGGTATGATGCGGCATGGCTTCCGGGGCGGTGCCGAAATCGCGGCGACGCTGGAGCACATGGCCGCTTTCGCGCAACTGGCCGATGCCGTGGCATCGCATCTGTTTGATGCTTACCACGATGCGACGCTTGGGCAGGAGGTTGTCGTGGACTTCCTTCAGGATGAGAATCCGCAGGCATTGCAGGCGCTGCGCGATCGGTTCGCGGCCTTGCACGACGCTGGCCTGTGGCAGACGCGGCGCAATTCAATTCTGGCAGAGCTGGCGCGATGACCGACCAGACGGCCAGGGTATTTTCAAAAGCAAAGAGCGTGAAGGGATGGTGTCCCGGTGCGTTACGGCCCATGCGATCCGGCGATGGGCTGGTGGTCCGCGTGCGGCCCCGGCTGGCACGGTTGTCGCGTGAGCAGGCGGTCGGGCTGGCCGATCTGGCGGGGCTTCACGGGTCAGGCATCGTCGAGCTGACCCGGCGCGGGAATGTGCAGCTTCGGGGCGTATCAGAGGCCACGTTGACGCCGTTGCAGAAAGGTCTGGCGTTGCTGGGTCTGCTGGACACCGATCCCGGAACCGAGACGAAGCGCAATATCCTGACGACCCCGTTCAGCGCCGCCGAAGATATGAGCGAACGCATCGGGACGACTATCGAGGCTCGGCTCGGTGAGCTGCCGGAATTGCCGGCCAAGTTCGGGTTCATTGTGGATTGTGGAGAGACGCCCGTGTTGGCGGGCGATCCGGGCGATATCCGGATAGAGCGTGCTCCCGGCGGAGTCGTGGTTCGGCCCGACGGAGGCAGCGGCACGGTCACGGCCGAAAACGCAGCACCTGACGCTGTGATCGCCCTAGCGCATTGGTTCGCGCGTCACCGTACGCCGGACCAGAGGCGGATGAGAGACATCGCGGCGGGCGAGGCTGCGCCCATCATACCTGCCGGTGAACGGCCAACGCCCGGGCAGTCTCGCTTCGGACCCATGGTCGGCGTCGCCTTCGGCCAGATGGACGCCACCCTGTTCGCCGCTGCCGCGCGTGCGTTAGACAGCCTGCGCATCACGCCGTGGCGTATGTTGATCCTGGAAGGCGCAACCGCGATCCCGGACGGCTTTATCACCGCGCCCGACCCTATCCTGAGCGTCGACGCCTGCCCCGGCGCGCCGTTCTGTGCCGAAGCCACGGTGGAAACGCGGGACATTGCCCGTCTGATCGCGGGGCGCGCCGACAGCATCCACGTCTCTGGCTGCGCCAAGGGATGCGCGCGCTCGGCCTCGTCGGCCGTTACGCTGGTGGGCCGCGATGGCCGGTTCGACCTTGTCAAAGAGGGCTGCGCGGGCGACACGCCCTGCGCGACCGGGATCGCACCAGAGGATGTTCCAGATGCCCTATGATTACGAGAAGAACGGCGCTGCGATCTACAAGCAGTCCTTCGCCATGATCCGTGCGGAAGCGGACCTGGCGCGCTTCGACAAGGACGCCGAGCAGGTCGTCGTGAGGATGATCCATGCCGCAGGCCTCGTCGGGTTGGAAGAACACGTGCGCATCTCTGACGGGTTCGTCCCCGCAGCCCGCGCCGCACTTGAGGCTGGTGCCCCGATCCTGTGCGATGCGCGTATGGTCAGCGAAGGCGTCACACGCTTTCGCCTGCCCGCAGAGAACGCCGTGATCTGCACCCTCAATGACCCCCGCGTGCCCGAAATGGCGAAAGAGGCCGGTAACACCCGGTCCGCGATCGCGCTGGAGCTGTGGCGGCCGCATCTGGCAGGCGCGGTGGTGGCCATCGGCAACGCGCCGACTGCGCTGTTCCACTTGCTGAACATGCTGGAAGATTCCGATTGCCCACGTCCCGCCGCGATTATCGGCTGCCCCGTCGGTTTCGTCGGCGCGCGCGAGTCGAAGGACGCACTTTGGGCTGACCAGCCGGTGCCGTCGCTGATCGTGGAAGGCCGGTTAGGCGGCAGCGCGATCACCGTCGCCGCCGTCAACGCCATCGCGAGCCGTGCCGAATGACAGGCCGTCTGATCGGTGTCGGCCTTGGCCCCGGAGACCCGGAGCTGATGAGCGTCCGTGCCGACCGCCTTGTGCGCAGGGCAGCAACGGTCGCCTACTTTCGCAAGGCGGGTCGGGCAGGACGGGCGCGCACGCTGATCGACGGGCTGCTACGCGATGACGTCGAAGAGATCGCTATGGAATATCCCATCACAACCGAAATCGCGGTGGAAGACCCCGCCTACAACGCCGCACTATCTGCTTTCTACGAAGAGGTCGCAGCCGACCTGCGCGCGCGGATCGAGGATGGCGAAGAGATCATGGTGCCGTGTGAGGGCGACCCGTTCTTCTATGGCTCTTTCATGCACCTCTACACCCGGCTGAAGGACCACGTGCCCGTCGATGTCGTGCCCGGTATCACGGGCATGTCGGCGGCGTGGACAGCATCGGGCGCTCCGATCACTTGGGGCGACGACGTGCTGTCGGTGGTGATGGCGACGCTGCCCGAGGACGCTTTGGCCCGCACCTTCGCAGAGACCGACGCGCTGGTGGTGATGAAGATCGGGCGCAACATGGACAAGGTGCGCCGCGCGTTGCGCCAAGCGGGCAAGTTCGACCGCGCATGGCTGGTGGAATGTGCGGCGATGGCCGAGCAATGCGTGATGCCGCTGGCCGAAGCGGAAGGCCGCCGCGTCCCGTATTTCTCTATCGTGCTCGTCCACGGACAGGGCCGCCGTCCGTGATCGGTTGGGTGCGCATCGTAGGCCTTGGGCCGGGGGATGAGGCCCTGTGGACGCGACAGGTCAGCGACACGCTGGCGCAGGCGACCGATGTCGTGGGCTACATCCCTTACGTGAACCGCGTGGCGGATCGCGACGGGTTGGTGAAACACGCAAGCGACAACCGGCTAGAGGTCGACCGTGCGCAACAAGCCCTGACCATGGCCACCGAAGGGCGGCGCGTTGCCGTCGTCTCATCCGGCGATCCCGGTGTCTTCGCCATGGCCAGCGCGGTGTTCGAAGCGGTGGAGGCCGGGCCACCCGAGTGGCGCGCGCTCGATATCCAGGTGCAGCCCGGCATAACCGCGATGCTCGCAGCCTCCGCCGCTTGCGGAGCGCCGCTGGGCCACGACTTCTGCGCCATCAACCTAAGCGACAACCTTAAGCCGTGGGAGGTGATCGAACGCCGCCTGCACTTGGCCGCCGAGGCCGACTTCGCCATGGCGTTCTACAACCCCCGCTCTGCCAGCCGCCCCGAAGGCTTCGCCCGCGCGCTGACCGTGCTGAACGAAGCCTGCGGCGACAACCGACCGATGATCTTCGCGCGCAATGTCTCCTTGCCCGACCAGACCATCCGCATCGTGCCGCTACCCGATACCACCCCGGACATGGCCGACATGCGCACGGTCGTATTGCTCGGATCATCCCGAACGCGGATCATCGAACGGGACGGCGCGCCTATCGTCTACACACCCCGGAGCATCTGATGCGCTTCGAAGATATATACGCCGAAGAGATCGCAGCGGGTCAGATTGAAGCCGACCCCGCGCAGGAAGTCATGCTGCCGGAGTTCACGCGGCTGGCCGATGCACTGGCAGAAAAGCCGAAGCGCGGGTTCTTCCGTAGCAAGCCGGAAGCGCCGAAGGGATTGTACCTTTGGGGCGGCGTCGGGCGGGGCAAGTCGATGCTGATGGACCTGTTCCACAAGCACGTCACGGTTGAAGGCGGGCAGCGTCGGGTGCATTTCCACGCCTTCATGCAGGACGTGCACAAGGGGATTGCCGCCGCGCGCAAGAAAGGCGTCAGCGATCCGATTCAGACGGTGGGTGAAGATATCGCCGACGGTCTGCGCCTGCTGTGTTTGGATGAAATGCAGATCGGAGACATCACCGACGCCATGATCGTGGGCCGTTTGTTCGAACGGCTGTTCGCCGGGAATGTGGCCATCGTCACCACGTCGAACCGGCCCCCGGACGATCTGTACAAGGACGGCCTGCAACGCGACCGTTTCGTGCCCTTCATCGATCTGCTTAAGAAACGGATGGAGGTGGTGCACCTGACCTCTCCCCGCGACTGGCGGCAGGATCGGATCGCAGAGGCGGAAACCTACTTCACCCCAGCCAACGCCGACGCCCACGCCGAGATGGACGTGCTGTGGGACAAGTTGACCGGCGGCGCGGCGCCGGAAACGCTGTCCTTTGAAGTCTCGGGTCGGACCGTCGAAATCGACCGCTATTCCAATGGCGTCGCGCGTGCGGGGTTTTGGGAGTTATGCGGCAAGCCGCTGGGCGCTGCCGACTACCTGGCGCTGGCCGAGCGTATCCGGGTGCTGATGCTGGAGGACGTACCGCGCCTGTCGGGCGACAACTACAACGAAGCAAAGCGCTTCGTCACCCTGATCGACGCGCTCTACGAGGCCCGCAACCGTTTGGTCATGTCCGCCGCCGACGTGCCGGAATCGCTTTATGCCGAGGGCACCGGTAGCTTCGAATTCGAACGCACCGCCTCACGCCTGCGCGAGATGCAATCGGAAGGATGGGGAAGCTGATGCGCTACTGGTTGTTCAAATCCGAACCCTCTGACTGGTCGTGGGATGATCAGGTGGCAAAGGGCGACGCCGGAGAAGAATGGTCCGGCGTGCGCAACTATCAGGCGCGCAACATCATGCGGCAGATGGCGGTGGGCGACCGGGGGTTCTTCTACCACAGCCAGTCCGACAAGGCCTGCGTCGGCATCGTCGAGGTAATGGCA
Protein-coding sequences here:
- the cobW gene encoding cobalamin biosynthesis protein CobW produces the protein MTDLSKLPVTVVTGFLGSGKTTLIRHLMANPGGRRLAVVVNEFGDVGVDGEILKGCAIPDCPAENIVELANGCICCTVADDFIPTIEALMKLDPRPDHILIETSGLALPKPLLKAFDWPDIRSKITVDGVIALADAEAVAAGRFAPDVDRVNAQREADDSLDHETPLSEVFEDQISCADIVLLTKPDLAGPEGVAKARAIIEAEAPRKLPIVEVAEGAVDPRVILGLEAAAEDDMDARPSHHDNADDHDHEDFESVVIDLPEITDPADLVARIEAMAKEQNILRVKGYAAVEGKPMRLLVQAVGARVRHQYDRPWGSDPRRGRVVVIAEHDDIDPDAIRDALIATEPAE
- the cobN gene encoding cobaltochelatase subunit CobN — translated: MHVIFRESHGLEETDTPTDLGQTPADLVVLSFSDSDLGAFAEGWRRGRDGLPTLRLANLSALRHPLSVDTYVEQTLAGAKGILIRLIGGAPYWSYGLQQVQALTRRHGVALAVLPADGRADETLDAASTLPVSTLRRLQHLCDTGGAVAAQAALQQMALASGLYAGPVRGQKALPMVGAWLPEHGPCCPVVTSDPKTAERTKGRVLLTFYRSWLVAADLEPIAALIEAFRARGFEALALFAPSLKAPDAAGWLRRQVAHWKPVAIVNATSFSGRGDDGTSPLDAAGCPVFQVALSTSTHTVWADAERGLSPADLAMHVVLPEMDGRLMAGVVSFKEPGARDDDLQFARFAHRPVPDRIEAVADRVSAWVTLRDRPVAQRRVGLVLSSYPGRDWNMAHAVGLDAVASASGILTDLAEAGYDLSDIPDLPARLAARDVAWPVADYEAALATLPGDLRADLLAAWGPPKTDPDVADGAFRFAAIPTGTSIVALQPERGDVAQKDDDYHDLSRTPRHAYVAFYLWLRTRADAIVHLGAHGTLEWLPGKAVAMSATCWPEALIGDRPVIYPFIVNDPGEAAQAKRRIGAVTLGHVPPPLKPSGTPERLAHLEALLDEFSNADGLDPKRRDRLQGDIRAEAQSLGVEDDLGLDAVSCSAEAIGRIDRFVCDVKEGQFGDGLHIWGHANAFDDGMGERHALLDALDGKWIAPGPSGSPYRGRTDVLPTGRNLFTVDARAVPTRSAYAQGQRLADELVRRHLQDEGDWPRTLVVDLWGSSTMRTAGEDFAMALALMGVQPVWDTGSERVSGIEVLPIAELDRPRVDVTLRISGLFRDTFPGLSRLHGQAVTALAARDEAPDWNPFVGTAGARVYGPAPGQFGLGLDSHDYGEAGRAAAGEAWLASSAWAHDGADPVRDSEGLRARVVAAEGFVHTQDLAETDLLLAGDYATHEGGFAAAQSVTGGAARLWHLDNTDPANPRTRDLKEEIARVVHARAANPDWIAGMMRHGFRGGAEIAATLEHMAAFAQLADAVASHLFDAYHDATLGQEVVVDFLQDENPQALQALRDRFAALHDAGLWQTRRNSILAELAR
- a CDS encoding cobalamin biosynthesis protein CobG, which produces MRSGDGLVVRVRPRLARLSREQAVGLADLAGLHGSGIVELTRRGNVQLRGVSEATLTPLQKGLALLGLLDTDPGTETKRNILTTPFSAAEDMSERIGTTIEARLGELPELPAKFGFIVDCGETPVLAGDPGDIRIERAPGGVVVRPDGGSGTVTAENAAPDAVIALAHWFARHRTPDQRRMRDIAAGEAAPIIPAGERPTPGQSRFGPMVGVAFGQMDATLFAAAARALDSLRITPWRMLILEGATAIPDGFITAPDPILSVDACPGAPFCAEATVETRDIARLIAGRADSIHVSGCAKGCARSASSAVTLVGRDGRFDLVKEGCAGDTPCATGIAPEDVPDAL
- a CDS encoding precorrin-8X methylmutase, with amino-acid sequence MPYDYEKNGAAIYKQSFAMIRAEADLARFDKDAEQVVVRMIHAAGLVGLEEHVRISDGFVPAARAALEAGAPILCDARMVSEGVTRFRLPAENAVICTLNDPRVPEMAKEAGNTRSAIALELWRPHLAGAVVAIGNAPTALFHLLNMLEDSDCPRPAAIIGCPVGFVGARESKDALWADQPVPSLIVEGRLGGSAITVAAVNAIASRAE
- a CDS encoding precorrin-2 C(20)-methyltransferase; translated protein: MTGRLIGVGLGPGDPELMSVRADRLVRRAATVAYFRKAGRAGRARTLIDGLLRDDVEEIAMEYPITTEIAVEDPAYNAALSAFYEEVAADLRARIEDGEEIMVPCEGDPFFYGSFMHLYTRLKDHVPVDVVPGITGMSAAWTASGAPITWGDDVLSVVMATLPEDALARTFAETDALVVMKIGRNMDKVRRALRQAGKFDRAWLVECAAMAEQCVMPLAEAEGRRVPYFSIVLVHGQGRRP
- the cobJ gene encoding precorrin-3B C(17)-methyltransferase — translated: MIGWVRIVGLGPGDEALWTRQVSDTLAQATDVVGYIPYVNRVADRDGLVKHASDNRLEVDRAQQALTMATEGRRVAVVSSGDPGVFAMASAVFEAVEAGPPEWRALDIQVQPGITAMLAASAACGAPLGHDFCAINLSDNLKPWEVIERRLHLAAEADFAMAFYNPRSASRPEGFARALTVLNEACGDNRPMIFARNVSLPDQTIRIVPLPDTTPDMADMRTVVLLGSSRTRIIERDGAPIVYTPRSI
- the zapE gene encoding cell division protein ZapE; amino-acid sequence: MMRFEDIYAEEIAAGQIEADPAQEVMLPEFTRLADALAEKPKRGFFRSKPEAPKGLYLWGGVGRGKSMLMDLFHKHVTVEGGQRRVHFHAFMQDVHKGIAAARKKGVSDPIQTVGEDIADGLRLLCLDEMQIGDITDAMIVGRLFERLFAGNVAIVTTSNRPPDDLYKDGLQRDRFVPFIDLLKKRMEVVHLTSPRDWRQDRIAEAETYFTPANADAHAEMDVLWDKLTGGAAPETLSFEVSGRTVEIDRYSNGVARAGFWELCGKPLGAADYLALAERIRVLMLEDVPRLSGDNYNEAKRFVTLIDALYEARNRLVMSAADVPESLYAEGTGSFEFERTASRLREMQSEGWGS